Proteins encoded together in one Cicer arietinum cultivar CDC Frontier isolate Library 1 chromosome 4, Cicar.CDCFrontier_v2.0, whole genome shotgun sequence window:
- the LOC105851886 gene encoding cysteine proteinase inhibitor 5-like, translating to MKSFVVVVVVMLASTAAVDSKVLRSWRPVKNVDDPLMKFLGNFAVKEDDRLTGMKLTFEKIVQAEYRSGGNGYKYHLILSANDGFTSNMYAANVSVTWKLNAFGAFHA from the coding sequence ATGAaatcatttgttgttgttgtggttgTTATGTTGGCCTCTACAGCGGCAGTGGATTCGAAAGTCCTACGCAGTTGGAGACCGGTAAAAAACGTGGACGATCCACTTATGAAATTTTTAGGCAATTTCGCTGTTAAGGAGGACGACAGGCTAACTGGAATGAAGCTGACGTTTGAGAAGATCGTCCAAGCTGAATACCGTTCTGGAGGGAATGGCTACAAGTATCACCTCATCCTTTCCGCCAATGACGGTTTCACTTCTAACATGTATGCAGCCAATGTGTCTGTCACTTGGAAACTCAATGCATTTGGAGCTTTTCAtgcttaa
- the LOC101500429 gene encoding uncharacterized protein — MFSIRTHLGHLLKAGDLALGYDLYGANCNDIELDKYRGHIPEVILIKKSYEEIRQKTRGKPRSWKLKSLPMEVDDKVRVELDHEQFLNDLEENSDLRSNIPLHKNKEYQPSEVVSLTDDEKLLMEKLMAFNLYEDEYEEDHMEE; from the coding sequence ATGTTTTCAATCAGAACTCATTTGGGCCATCTTTTAAAGGCTGGTGATTTAGCTCTTGGTTATGACTTGTATGGTGCTAACTGTAATGACATTGAATTGGACAAGTATAGAGGACATATTCCTGAAGTGATTTTGATAAAGAAGAGTTATGAAGAGATACGCCAGAAGACACGTGGGAAGCCTCGTTCTTGGAAGCTTAAATCACTTCCCATGGAGGTTGATGATAAGGTTAGAGTTGAACTGGATCATGAACAATTCTTAAACGATTTAGAAGAAAATTCTGATTTGCGGTCCAACATACCTTtacacaaaaataaagaatatcaGCCATCAGAGGTGGTATCTCTAACGGACGATGAAAAACTTCTAATGGAGAAGTTGATGGCTTTTAATCTCTATGAGGATGAATATGAGGAGGATCACATGGAAGAATAA
- the LOC101494371 gene encoding tripeptidyl-peptidase 2 isoform X1, whose amino-acid sequence MFTSSQLGGKWHRRLGVECSSSMLPLKSNPPIQFHPASHSHSKRHHHPLFQNYQNTIHHMHNQHTFFLKLPKLPSPFLIKSLHRANPKLIARNSVLSISNNSMLSSSFISRSAAADEINDGEGNTTTSDTASFRKFKLNQSTFLASLMPKTEIGVDRFLHSHPRYDGRGVLIAIFDSGVDPAAAGLQVTSDGKPKILDILDCTGSGDIDTSKVVKADANGCISGASGASLAINTSWANPSGEWHVGYKLVYELFTEKLTSRLKKERKKKWDEKNQEEIAKTVKQLTDFDQQHRKVEDAKLKKTCEDLQNRLDLLRKHSESYDDKGPTIDAVVWYDGEVWRVALDTQSLEEDSDCGKLANFVPLTNFRTERKYGVFSKLDACTFVANVYNDGNVLSIVTDSSAHGTHVAGIATAFHPEEPLLNGVAPGAQLISCKIGDSRLGSMETGTGLTRALIASVEHKCDLINMSYGEPTLLPDYGRFVDLVNEVVNKHRLIFVSSAGNNGPALSTVGAPGGTSSSIIGVGAYVSPAMAAGAHGVVEPPSEGLEYTWSSRGPTADGDLGVCISAPGGAIAPVPTWTLQRRMLMNGTSMSSPSACGGIALLISAMKAERIPVSPYSVRKALENTTVPIGDSPEDKLSTGQGLMQVDKCYEYIQKSQNIPCVWYQININQSGKTNPSSRGIYLREANACRQSTEWTVLVDPKFHEDANKLEDLVVFEECIELHSSDSTVVKAPEYLLLTHNGRTFNIVVDPTNLSDGLHYYEVYGIDCKAPWRGPLFRIPITITKPMAVINRPPQVSFSEMLFQPGHIERKYIEVPHGASWVEATMNISSFDTPRRFFVDTIQICPLQRPLKWRSVVNFSSPAAKSFTFRVVGGQTLELVIAQFWSSGIGSHETTNVDLKIVFHGIKVSQEEIVLDGSDAPVRVDAEALLASEKLAPVANLIKIRVPYRPGDAKISALSNDRDKLPSGKQILALTLTYKIKLDDGAVIKPQIPFLNGRIYDTKFESQFYMISDSNKRVYSSGDAYPTSTKLPKGEYNLQLYVRHENLQILEKMKQLVLFIERNLEDKDIIRLSFFSQPDGPLMGNGSFKSSTLIPGIKEGFYLGPPKDKLPKNSLQGSVLVGSISYGKLSFAGQGEHKNPEKHPASYQISYIVPPNKIDEEKGKTSLSSKKTVPEHFEEEVRDAKIKVLGGIKQESDEDQLEWNKLSALLKSEYPKYTLLLAKILEGLVSRSNIKDKFHHNEEIINAANEVIDSIDKEELTQYFALKNDPDEDAEKIKKKKETTRDQLAEALYQKGLALAEIESLREVNNSLASASTEGAFPHEQSSDNGIHQNLFDENFIELKKWVDVKCTKYGILLVTHERRSQRLGTALKVLTDIIQDDAEPAKKKLYELKLSLVEEIGWTHLASYEREWMLVRFPPSLPLF is encoded by the exons ATGTTTACTAGTAGTCAGTTAGGAGGGAAGTGGCATAGAAGGTTGGGAGTTGAATGCAGTAGCAGCATGCTACCACTCAAATCAAATCCACCTATCCAATTCCATCCCGCTTCACACTCACACTCAAAGCGCCACCACCACCCTCTCTTCCAAAATTACCAAAATACCATCCACCACATGCATAACCAACACACATTCTTCCTCAAACTTCCCAAATTACCCTCACCATTTCTCATAAAAAGCCTTCACCGCGCAAACCCAAAACTCATCGCAAGAAATTCTGTTCTCTCCATTTCCAACAACTCAATGCTTTCATCTTCCTTCATTTCTCGCTCTGCTGCTGCCGATGAAATTAACGATGGCGAAGGGAACACCACCACCAGCGATACTGCTTCTTTCCGCAAATTCAAGCTAAATCAGTCAACCTTTTTGGCTTCTCTTATGCCCAAAACGGAGATTGGTGTTGACCGTTTCCTCCATTCTCATCCACGCTACGACGGACGTGGTGTTCTTATCGCTATTTTCG ATTCTGGTGTAGACCCAGCTGCTGCTGGATTACAGGTTACCTCAGATGGGAAACCAAAAATTCTTGATATCCTTGATTG CACTGGTAGTGGAGATATTGATACGTCAAAAGTGGTGAAGGCTGATGCTAATGGTTGTATTTCTGGGGCATCAG GCGCATCTTTGGCTATCAATACTTCATGGGCTAATCCTTCTGGTGAATGGCATGTGGGTTATAAATTGGTTTATGAGCTTTTTACAGAAAAATTAACCTCTCGTTTGAAG aaagaaagaaagaaaaagtggGATGAGAAAAACCAGGAGGAAATTGCTAAGACTGTAAAACAGCTTACTGATTTTGATCAG CAACACCGCAAGGTGGAGGATGCTAAACTCAAAAAGACTTGTGAAGATCTCCAGAATAGACTTGATCTTCTTAGAAAGCATTCTGAG agCTATGATGATAAAGGGCCTACCATAGATGCCGTTGTCTGGTATGATGGAGAGGTTTGGAGGGTTGCTCTTGACACACAGAGTCTCGAAGAAGATTCAGATTGTGGGAAGCTTGCTAACTTTGTACCTTTAACTAATTTTAG GACTGAGAGGAAGTATGGTGTCTTCAGCAAATTAGATGCTTGTACATTTGTAGCGAATGTCTATAACGATGGAAATGTCTTAAGTATTGTAACAGACAGCTCTGCGCATGGCACCCACGTTGCTGGTATAGCTACTGCATTCCACCCCGAG GAGCCATTGTTGAATGGAGTTGCGCCTGGAGCACAATTAATATCTTGTAAAATTGGAGACTCTCGCTTAGGTTCAATGGAAACTGGAACTGGTTTGACTCGGGCACTGATAGCTTCTGTGGAG CATAAATGTGATCTTATCAACATGAGTTATGGGGAGCCAACATTATTGCCAGACTATGGACGTTTTGTTGACCTTGTGAATGAA GTGGTAAACAAGCACCGTCTGATATTTGTGAGCAGTGCTGGTAATAATGGGCCAGCTCTAAGCACAGTTGGTGCACCTGGTGGTACGTCTTCAAGTATCATAGGTGTTGGCGCTTATGTTTCTCCTGCTATGGCGGCTGGTGCTCATGGGGTTGTTGAACCTCCATCTGAGGGTCTTGAATACACATG GTCTAGCCGAGGACCGACAGCTGACGGAGATCTTGGTGTCTGTATAAGTGCTCCTGGTGGTGCTATCGCTCCTGTTCCTACATGGACCCTTCAACGGCGTATGCTCATGAACGGGACATCAATGTCATCTCCATCAGCCTGTGGTGGGATCGCATTGCTCATAAGTGCAATGAAG GCAGAGAGAATTCCTGTGAGTCCATATAGTGTGAGGAAGGCCCTGGAGAATACAACTGTTCCAATTGGTGATTCACCGGAGGATAAATTATCCACTGGGCAAGGGCTTATGCAAGTTGACAA GTGTTATGAATATATACAGAAGTCTCAAAATATTCCATGTGTTTGGTATCAAATAAACATCAACCAATCTGGAAAAACAA ATCCTTCATCACGGGGCATCTACCTCAGAGAGGCTAATGCTTGTAGACAATCTACTGAG TGGACGGTGCTAGTTGATCCCAAATTTCATGAAGATGCCAACAAGTTGGAAGATTTGGTTGTATTTGAGGAGTGCATTGAGTTACACTCTTCAGATAGTACAGTTGTGAAAGCTCCTGAGTATCTACTGCTCACGCACAACGGTCGTACATTCAA CATAGTAGTGGATCCTACCAATTTAAGTGATGGTCTGCATTATTATGAGGTCTACGGTATTGACTGCAAAGCACCATGGCGTGGCCCTCTTTTCAGAATTCCAATTACTATAACCAAGCCTATGGCTGTAATTAATAGACCTCCACAAGTTTCATTTTCAGAGATGTTATTTCAGCCAG GCCATATAGAAAGGAAATATATAGAGGTTCCACATGGTGCATCTTGGGTTGAAGCAACCATGAACATATCAAGTTTTGATACACCTCGAAGATTTTTTGTGGATACTATTCAG ATTTGTCCATTGCAAAGACCTTTGAAATGGAGGAGTGTTGTAAATTTTTCTTCTCCTGCGGCCAAAAGCTTCACTTTTAGGGTAGTAGGTGGTCAGACATTGGAACTAGTCATAGCTCAGTTTTGGTCAAGTGGAATAGGGAGTCATGAGACTACCAATGTGGATCTTAAG ATAGTGTTTCATGGTATAAAAGTCAGTCAAGAGGAAATTGTACTTGATGGGAGTGATGCACCTGTCAGAGTTGATGCTGAAGCCCTACTGGCATCTGAGAAACTTGCACCTGTAGCAAATCTAATTAAG ATAAGAGTCCCATATCGACCTGGAGATGCTAAGATCAGTGCACTCTCAAATGATCGTGACAAACTCCCTTCTGGAAAGCAGATACTAGCGCTGACATTAAC ATACAAGATCAAATTGGATGATGGAGCAGTAATAAAACCTCAAATACCATTTCTTAATGGTCGGATATATGATACTAAATTTGAGTCTCAGTTTTATATGATTTCTGATTCAAATAAG CGAGTATATTCAAGTGGAGATGCCTATCCAACCTCTACAAAGCTCCCTAAAGGAGAATACAATTTACAGCTATATGTAAG ACATGAAAACTTGCAGATTTTGGAAAAGATGAAGCAGCTGGTGCTATTCATTGAGCGAAATTTGGAAGACAAG GACATCATCCGATTAAGCTTCTTCTCTCAGCCAGATGGCCCACTGATGGGAAATGGTTCCTTCAAGTCCTCAACATTAATTCCAGG TATAAAAGAAGGATTTTATCTTGGTCCACCAAAAGACAAGCTTCCCAAG AACTCTCTACAAGGATCTGTATTGGTTGGATCAATATCATATGGAAAACTATCATTTGCCGGACAGGGGGAGCATAAAAATCCAGAGAAGCACCCTGCGTCATATCAGATTTCTTATATTGTTCCCCCGAATAAG ATTGATGAGGAGAAGGGAAAAACTTCTTTATCATCCAAGAAGACTGTTCCTGAACATTTTGAAGAAGAG GTACGAGATGCAAAAATAAAGGTCCTTGGAGGCATTAAACAAGAAAGCGATGAAGATCAATTAGAATGGAACAAGTTGTCTGCCTTGCTCAAA TCGGAATATCCAAAGTACACTTTGTTGCTTGCAAAGATTTTGGAAGGCTTGGTTTCTAGGAGTAATATCAAAGACAAATTCCATCATAATGAAGAG ATAATTAATGCAGCAAATGAGGTGATCGACAGTATTGATAAAGAAGAGTTGACCCAATATTTTGCACTGAAAAATGATCCAGATGAGGATGCAGAG AAAATCAAGAAAAAGAAGGAAACAACCAGGGATCAATTAGCAGAGGCTCTTTACCAAAAGGGACTTGCACTGGCAGAAATTGAGTCTTTAAGG GAGGTAAATAATTCCCTGGCTTCGGCTTCAACAGAAGGTGCATTTCCCCACGAGCAATCCAGCGATAATGGCATTCATCAAAACTTGTTTGATGAGAACTTTATTGAACTGAAGAAATGGGTTGATGTTAAGTGCACAAAGTACGGGATCCTGTTGGTGACACATGAGAGGCGGAGTCAAAGGCTTGGGACAGCATTGAAG GTACTAACTGACATAATTCAAGATGACGCGGAGCCTGCCAAGAAGAAACTGTATGAACTAAAACTCTCTTTGGTAGAAGAAATTGGATGGACTCATTTAGCTTCGTATGAAAGAGAGTGGATGCTTGTGCGTTTTCCGCCTAGCTTGCCCCTTTTCTAG
- the LOC101494371 gene encoding tripeptidyl-peptidase 2 isoform X2, whose translation MFTSSQLGGKWHRRLGVECSSSMLPLKSNPPIQFHPASHSHSKRHHHPLFQNYQNTIHHMHNQHTFFLKLPKLPSPFLIKSLHRANPKLIARNSVLSISNNSMLSSSFISRSAAADEINDGEGNTTTSDTASFRKFKLNQSTFLASLMPKTEIGVDRFLHSHPRYDGRGVLIAIFDSGVDPAAAGLQVTSDGKPKILDILDCTGSGDIDTSKVVKADANGCISGASGASLAINTSWANPSGEWHVGYKLVYELFTEKLTSRLKKERKKKWDEKNQEEIAKTVKQLTDFDQQHRKVEDAKLKKTCEDLQNRLDLLRKHSESYDDKGPTIDAVVWYDGEVWRVALDTQSLEEDSDCGKLANFVPLTNFRTERKYGVFSKLDACTFVANVYNDGNVLSIVTDSSAHGTHVAGIATAFHPEEPLLNGVAPGAQLISCKIGDSRLGSMETGTGLTRALIASVEHKCDLINMSYGEPTLLPDYGRFVDLVNEVVNKHRLIFVSSAGNNGPALSTVGAPGGTSSSIIGVGAYVSPAMAAGAHGVVEPPSEGLEYTWSSRGPTADGDLGVCISAPGGAIAPVPTWTLQRRMLMNGTSMSSPSACGGIALLISAMKAERIPVSPYSVRKALENTTVPIGDSPEDKLSTGQGLMQVDKCYEYIQKSQNIPCVWYQININQSGKTNPSSRGIYLREANACRQSTEWTVLVDPKFHEDANKLEDLVVFEECIELHSSDSTVVKAPEYLLLTHNGRTFNIVVDPTNLSDGLHYYEVYGIDCKAPWRGPLFRIPITITKPMAVINRPPQVSFSEMLFQPGHIERKYIEVPHGASWVEATMNISSFDTPRRFFVDTIQICPLQRPLKWRSVVNFSSPAAKSFTFRVVGGQTLELVIAQFWSSGIGSHETTNVDLKIVFHGIKVSQEEIVLDGSDAPVRVDAEALLASEKLAPVANLIKIRVPYRPGDAKISALSNDRDKLPSGKQILALTLTYKIKLDDGAVIKPQIPFLNGRIYDTKFESQFYMISDSNKRVYSSGDAYPTSTKLPKGEYNLQLYVRHENLQILEKMKQLVLFIERNLEDKDIIRLSFFSQPDGPLMGNGSFKSSTLIPGIKEGFYLGPPKDKLPKNSLQGSVLVGSISYGKLSFAGQGEHKNPEKHPASYQISYIVPPNKIDEEKGKTSLSSKKTVPEHFEEEVRDAKIKVLGGIKQESDEDQLEWNKLSALLKSEYPKYTLLLAKILEGLVSRSNIKDKFHHNEEIINAANEVIDSIDKEELTQYFALKNDPDEDAELMIF comes from the exons ATGTTTACTAGTAGTCAGTTAGGAGGGAAGTGGCATAGAAGGTTGGGAGTTGAATGCAGTAGCAGCATGCTACCACTCAAATCAAATCCACCTATCCAATTCCATCCCGCTTCACACTCACACTCAAAGCGCCACCACCACCCTCTCTTCCAAAATTACCAAAATACCATCCACCACATGCATAACCAACACACATTCTTCCTCAAACTTCCCAAATTACCCTCACCATTTCTCATAAAAAGCCTTCACCGCGCAAACCCAAAACTCATCGCAAGAAATTCTGTTCTCTCCATTTCCAACAACTCAATGCTTTCATCTTCCTTCATTTCTCGCTCTGCTGCTGCCGATGAAATTAACGATGGCGAAGGGAACACCACCACCAGCGATACTGCTTCTTTCCGCAAATTCAAGCTAAATCAGTCAACCTTTTTGGCTTCTCTTATGCCCAAAACGGAGATTGGTGTTGACCGTTTCCTCCATTCTCATCCACGCTACGACGGACGTGGTGTTCTTATCGCTATTTTCG ATTCTGGTGTAGACCCAGCTGCTGCTGGATTACAGGTTACCTCAGATGGGAAACCAAAAATTCTTGATATCCTTGATTG CACTGGTAGTGGAGATATTGATACGTCAAAAGTGGTGAAGGCTGATGCTAATGGTTGTATTTCTGGGGCATCAG GCGCATCTTTGGCTATCAATACTTCATGGGCTAATCCTTCTGGTGAATGGCATGTGGGTTATAAATTGGTTTATGAGCTTTTTACAGAAAAATTAACCTCTCGTTTGAAG aaagaaagaaagaaaaagtggGATGAGAAAAACCAGGAGGAAATTGCTAAGACTGTAAAACAGCTTACTGATTTTGATCAG CAACACCGCAAGGTGGAGGATGCTAAACTCAAAAAGACTTGTGAAGATCTCCAGAATAGACTTGATCTTCTTAGAAAGCATTCTGAG agCTATGATGATAAAGGGCCTACCATAGATGCCGTTGTCTGGTATGATGGAGAGGTTTGGAGGGTTGCTCTTGACACACAGAGTCTCGAAGAAGATTCAGATTGTGGGAAGCTTGCTAACTTTGTACCTTTAACTAATTTTAG GACTGAGAGGAAGTATGGTGTCTTCAGCAAATTAGATGCTTGTACATTTGTAGCGAATGTCTATAACGATGGAAATGTCTTAAGTATTGTAACAGACAGCTCTGCGCATGGCACCCACGTTGCTGGTATAGCTACTGCATTCCACCCCGAG GAGCCATTGTTGAATGGAGTTGCGCCTGGAGCACAATTAATATCTTGTAAAATTGGAGACTCTCGCTTAGGTTCAATGGAAACTGGAACTGGTTTGACTCGGGCACTGATAGCTTCTGTGGAG CATAAATGTGATCTTATCAACATGAGTTATGGGGAGCCAACATTATTGCCAGACTATGGACGTTTTGTTGACCTTGTGAATGAA GTGGTAAACAAGCACCGTCTGATATTTGTGAGCAGTGCTGGTAATAATGGGCCAGCTCTAAGCACAGTTGGTGCACCTGGTGGTACGTCTTCAAGTATCATAGGTGTTGGCGCTTATGTTTCTCCTGCTATGGCGGCTGGTGCTCATGGGGTTGTTGAACCTCCATCTGAGGGTCTTGAATACACATG GTCTAGCCGAGGACCGACAGCTGACGGAGATCTTGGTGTCTGTATAAGTGCTCCTGGTGGTGCTATCGCTCCTGTTCCTACATGGACCCTTCAACGGCGTATGCTCATGAACGGGACATCAATGTCATCTCCATCAGCCTGTGGTGGGATCGCATTGCTCATAAGTGCAATGAAG GCAGAGAGAATTCCTGTGAGTCCATATAGTGTGAGGAAGGCCCTGGAGAATACAACTGTTCCAATTGGTGATTCACCGGAGGATAAATTATCCACTGGGCAAGGGCTTATGCAAGTTGACAA GTGTTATGAATATATACAGAAGTCTCAAAATATTCCATGTGTTTGGTATCAAATAAACATCAACCAATCTGGAAAAACAA ATCCTTCATCACGGGGCATCTACCTCAGAGAGGCTAATGCTTGTAGACAATCTACTGAG TGGACGGTGCTAGTTGATCCCAAATTTCATGAAGATGCCAACAAGTTGGAAGATTTGGTTGTATTTGAGGAGTGCATTGAGTTACACTCTTCAGATAGTACAGTTGTGAAAGCTCCTGAGTATCTACTGCTCACGCACAACGGTCGTACATTCAA CATAGTAGTGGATCCTACCAATTTAAGTGATGGTCTGCATTATTATGAGGTCTACGGTATTGACTGCAAAGCACCATGGCGTGGCCCTCTTTTCAGAATTCCAATTACTATAACCAAGCCTATGGCTGTAATTAATAGACCTCCACAAGTTTCATTTTCAGAGATGTTATTTCAGCCAG GCCATATAGAAAGGAAATATATAGAGGTTCCACATGGTGCATCTTGGGTTGAAGCAACCATGAACATATCAAGTTTTGATACACCTCGAAGATTTTTTGTGGATACTATTCAG ATTTGTCCATTGCAAAGACCTTTGAAATGGAGGAGTGTTGTAAATTTTTCTTCTCCTGCGGCCAAAAGCTTCACTTTTAGGGTAGTAGGTGGTCAGACATTGGAACTAGTCATAGCTCAGTTTTGGTCAAGTGGAATAGGGAGTCATGAGACTACCAATGTGGATCTTAAG ATAGTGTTTCATGGTATAAAAGTCAGTCAAGAGGAAATTGTACTTGATGGGAGTGATGCACCTGTCAGAGTTGATGCTGAAGCCCTACTGGCATCTGAGAAACTTGCACCTGTAGCAAATCTAATTAAG ATAAGAGTCCCATATCGACCTGGAGATGCTAAGATCAGTGCACTCTCAAATGATCGTGACAAACTCCCTTCTGGAAAGCAGATACTAGCGCTGACATTAAC ATACAAGATCAAATTGGATGATGGAGCAGTAATAAAACCTCAAATACCATTTCTTAATGGTCGGATATATGATACTAAATTTGAGTCTCAGTTTTATATGATTTCTGATTCAAATAAG CGAGTATATTCAAGTGGAGATGCCTATCCAACCTCTACAAAGCTCCCTAAAGGAGAATACAATTTACAGCTATATGTAAG ACATGAAAACTTGCAGATTTTGGAAAAGATGAAGCAGCTGGTGCTATTCATTGAGCGAAATTTGGAAGACAAG GACATCATCCGATTAAGCTTCTTCTCTCAGCCAGATGGCCCACTGATGGGAAATGGTTCCTTCAAGTCCTCAACATTAATTCCAGG TATAAAAGAAGGATTTTATCTTGGTCCACCAAAAGACAAGCTTCCCAAG AACTCTCTACAAGGATCTGTATTGGTTGGATCAATATCATATGGAAAACTATCATTTGCCGGACAGGGGGAGCATAAAAATCCAGAGAAGCACCCTGCGTCATATCAGATTTCTTATATTGTTCCCCCGAATAAG ATTGATGAGGAGAAGGGAAAAACTTCTTTATCATCCAAGAAGACTGTTCCTGAACATTTTGAAGAAGAG GTACGAGATGCAAAAATAAAGGTCCTTGGAGGCATTAAACAAGAAAGCGATGAAGATCAATTAGAATGGAACAAGTTGTCTGCCTTGCTCAAA TCGGAATATCCAAAGTACACTTTGTTGCTTGCAAAGATTTTGGAAGGCTTGGTTTCTAGGAGTAATATCAAAGACAAATTCCATCATAATGAAGAG ATAATTAATGCAGCAAATGAGGTGATCGACAGTATTGATAAAGAAGAGTTGACCCAATATTTTGCACTGAAAAATGATCCAGATGAGGATGCAGAG ttaatgatattttaa